One region of Bombus affinis isolate iyBomAffi1 chromosome 5, iyBomAffi1.2, whole genome shotgun sequence genomic DNA includes:
- the LOC126916587 gene encoding disks large homolog 5 isoform X1 → MASGASSLDSAGSSDGALNMERDSGGYGSVGSPVGGPECRSDYDGLQAQCDQAMHQLQLLRHKHSDTIRRCEHTMKELEYYRGQHIAVMNQLEATSQESSALRGKYGDLVNDKQRLDREVQALQKEVSELRCQNQEVLVSDASNSDTMNQHYLSALRKYEAVKDEYDALRKRYDDLISSHSSAVNKLELSQEEAARLKKQYDEIVQERNSAVRERNGLKQQCTAAIRQWDIALRERNEYREALAKVQQQHEEAVKEINHAMVLRMKASKDMKRLTEERNAALQEYSLIMGERDTVHKEMEKLGDDLTQAYTKITHLENQNKQFMEEKKALSYQIETLRREISSALQDRDDALKQCNELRQKFGDYSEGSNRDYKNRMELHSYNRERDNSNKEAERENNTTDYTKRDKERMDNLDQANLELDKLRKSVDKLQAELEEALQEAEVSKRRRDWAFSERDKIVLERESIRTLCDRLRKERDRAVSELAGALRDSDDIKKQRNEASKELKDLKEKIESGDHALRASQFAQSLAHAHDSAIDTDVSDWEILTIHLDLSRVCLDSDRDLGLTLVGGRDNPYYPNDTGIYVAQVTSGSAVDGKLRVNDCIMRVNNVDCTSVFTRVIMETLRTCSVGSATLTIRRRRLTRRSLRTTQLPVGSVPHGISLELGVYISKISPGSLSAKDGNLAVGDRVLNINSKPMEGINSSHEAMATLNDTSTDVLTITTLKGIPLPSATSSETMTIDGSFGTEKQKMVNSCSQTEQERILLKIPSDDYERRHVASNFGDRSVYKVSKSVSGEKPSGISNAWDNIREKIDIVRGRKHSKDREEKKKRHRNSSPNTFEQEQDAIAELDSVIESYHKKANNGVLKRSKRRGTEKVEKNGGTWPKARGGPLIQNGTGTILHPRKTKERLPLSVLLNQPPKYDSYNYNRISNPIPLTNFSNMNNRHTVYKPVEKPLPNFLKTGPLFSQKSFTPVVQFKDIPIDKKPATEFENTENRLSSTLTPSETSIDFSVKSGNTGKDVEYFSKKRTQKYTPSNESQVDTLQHNRVQSQLYSGAGSSTSSTSGTRQQLTGNFSFPPYTHSHPHPHQQNSLPSRYPSPPSLPSAQSGESIGLPDARSYCFEPSYSPGPQTGFGHLHTPSVDLHYHKSRAPPIGTTYDVPAYTHGYEGGTFPRKKENQRFRIPSNPSVTSKSSVGKLSTGSIERTSERGSPMPTFHVEVLSPGTGSGNSSGGTVRGSSSNKRSSMPDYCYSQPRPAPGELRRVHIDKSVEPLGIQISCLESGGVFVSTVSEHSLASQVGLQIGDQLLEVCGINMRSATYQLAANVLRQCGNSITMLVQYSPDKYNELEEGSASSSSSEAGGAEGGSRSGSPTPCNSPEAPRKTTIESLESSEPERDASTSLSTIRDTSNTLTIMRETSNTLEPPRTIRERDIRNSASLEVPSTQQREREIRASASLDINIRKPELRSSATLDNMRNSATLDTLRGTANTLTRAQLNAATTLQRQNATVRSPTQEEQNRKSPPPSEPRYLFIETRKCSNLGISLVGGNGVGIFVHSVQPGCLAEDAGLRPGDRILEYNGVDLRQATAEQAALELARPADKVTLIAQYVPERYNEVKDKPGDSFYVKAMFDRVGEVGDSLQLRFSKDDILYVDNTMFNGTPGHWRAWIVDQAGRRQTCGIIPSKFKVEEELLLRRSLGDLETDTTRRGSTSARRSFFRRKKHQRSSSRDSKELSHLTGVNLGWYSDSGTLNEETLPASYQRVERLDYPALRPVLIIGPLSECVVTKLLQEFPGQFTRCLAEAMHCSQATLEQGLRDSLYVDYRKKGSYFECTTVQAVKDICEKNTHCILDVSIASIERLHRHQIYPIVLLIKFKSTKQIKEVKDSRYPSDKVSAKAAKEMYEQALKLEAEYKHYISVVIPAGVNVAYICTQVKAAVDEEQSKALWVPRGPP, encoded by the exons ATGGCTTCTGGTGCATCTTCCTTGGATAGTGCTGGAAGTAGTG ATGGAGCACTCAATATGG AAAGAGATAGTGGAGGCTATGGCAGTGTTGGCAGTCCTGTTGGTGGGCCTGAATGTCGTAGTGATTATGATGGTTTGCAAGCTCAATGTGATCAAGCCATGCATCAGCTTCAGCTACTTAGGCATAAGCACTCCGATACTATAAGACG GTGTGAACATACTATGAAGGAATTGGAATACTACAGGGGACAGCATATAGCAGTCATGAATCAATTAGAGGCAACGTCACAAGAAAGCTCCGCACTGCGGGGCAAATATGGAGATTTAGTAAATGACAAGCAACGCCTAGATCGGGAAGTCCAAGCGTTGCAAAAGGAAGTGTCTGAATTAAGGTGTCAAAATCAAGAAGTTCTTGTTTCTGATGCTAGTAATAGTGACACTATGAATCAGCACTATCTATCTGCCCTTCGAAAATATGAAGCCGTTAAAGACGAGTACGATGCCCTTAGGAAACGGTACGATGATTTAATATCATCGCATTCATCGGCCGTTAATAAG TTGGAATTATCTCAAGAAGAGGCTGCCAGGTTAAAAAAACAATATGATGAAATTGTTCAAGAACGTAATAGCGCAGTTCGTGAGCGTAATGGTTTAAAACAACAGTGTACTGCTGCCATTAGACAGTGGGATATTGCATTAAGGGAAAGAAATGAATATCGTGAAGCCTTAGCCAAAGTACAGCAACAACACGAAGAAGCAGTGAAGGAAATTAATCATGCAATGGTACTACGCATGAAAGCTAGTAAGGATATGAAACGATTAACAGAAGAAAGAAATGCTGCATTACAAGAATACAGTTTAATTATGGGCGAGCGCGATACAGTGCATAAAGAAATGGAAAAACTTGGTGATGATCTTACACAAGCATATACAAAAATCACACATTTAGAGAATCAGAATAAACAATTTATGGAAGAG aaaaaagCTTTATCCTATCAAATTGAAACTTTAAGAAGAGAAATTTCATCCGCTTTGCAAGATCGAGACGATGCTTTAAAACAATGTAACGAATTACGCCAAAAGTTTGGTGATTATTCTGAAGGTTCAAACAGGGATTATAAAAATCGTATGGAATTGCACTCATATAATCGTGAACGAGATAATTCGAACAAAGAAGCCGAAAGAGAAAATAACACTACAGATTACACTAAACGGGATAAGGAACGTATGGATAACTTGGATCAAGCTAACTTGGAATTAGATAAACTTAGAAAATCTGTCGATAAATTGCAAGCAGAACTTGAAGAAGCCCTCCAAGAAGCAGAAGTATCAAAACGAAGAAGAGATTGGGCTTTCAGTGAAAGggataaaatagttttagaaaGAGAAAGTATTAGAACTCTCTGCGATAGATTAAGGAAAGAGCGTGATCGTGCTGTTTCGGAACTAGCGGGTGCTTTACGTGATTCTGATGATATTAAAAAGCAACGGAACGAAGCATCGAAAGAATTAAAGGATCTCAAAGAAAAGATAGAATCTGGTGATCATGCGTTAAGAGCAAGTCAATTTGCACAAAGCTTAGCGCATGCACATGATTCGGCGATTGATACTGATGTTAGTGACTGGGAAATTCTTACTATTCACTTGGATCTTAGTCGAGTTTGCTTAGATTCTGATCGTGATTTGGGATTGACATTAGTTGGAGGTCGTGATAATCCATATTATCCAAACGATACAGGAATTTATGTTGCTCAAGTAACATCAGGAAGTGCTGTTGATGGTAAATTAAGAGTGAATGACTGCATTATGCGAGTAAACAATGTAGATTGTACATCTGTTTTTACGCGTGTAATTATGGAAACTTTACGTACCTGTTCGGTGGGATCAGCTACATTAACGATAAGAAGACGGCGTTTAACTAGAAGGTCATTAAGGACAACGCAATTGCCTGTTGGTTCAGTTCCTCATGGTATTTCTTTGGAGCTTGGAGTatacatttcgaagatttcacCGGGTAGTTTATCTGCTAAAGATGGTAACCTCGCTGTTGGAGATAGAGTTTTAAAT ATTAATAGTAAACCAATGGAAGGCATTAATTCCAGCCACGAAGCGATGGCAACTTTAAATGATACAAGTACGGATGTGTTAACTATTACGACCCTGAAAGGAATACCATTGCCTTCAGCAACTAGCTCTGAAACTATGACCATTGATGGTAGCTTTGGTACTGAGAAACAAAAAATGGTGAATAGTTGTTCTCAAACAGAACAAGAAAGAATATTGTTAAAGATTCCATCGGACGATTATGAAAGAAGACACGTTGCTTCGAACTTTGGTGATAGAAGTGTTTACAAAGTTTCAAAATCCGTTAGTGGTGAAAAACCAAGTGGAATTAGCAATGCTTGGGACAATATACGAGAGAAGATTGATATAGTACGAGGACGTAAACATAGCAAAGATCGggaggagaagaagaaacgaCACCGCAACTCGAGTCCAAATACCTTTGAACAAGAGCAAGATGCAATAGCGGAATTAGATTCAGTAATAGAGAGCTACCACAAGAAAGCGAATAATGGAGTATTGAAACGAAGTAAGCGACGCGGAACCGAAAAGGTTGAGAAAAATGGAGGTACGTGGCCGAAAGCCAGAGGTGGACCTCTGATTCAAAATGGTACTGGTACTATTTTACATCCACGTAAGACAAAAGAAAGGTTGCCCTTAAGTGTACTCCTTAATCAACCACCAAAGTATGACAGTTATAAttataatcgtatttctaatCCTATACCCTTAACCAATTTTTCCAATATGAACAATCGGCATACGGTTTATAAACCTGTAGAAAAACCATTACCAAATTTCCTTAAAACTGGACCGTTATTTAGTCAGAAATCCTTTACTCCAGTGGTGCAGTTCAAAGATATCCCGATAGATAAGAAACCAGCAACCGAATTCGAGAACACGGAAAATAGACTCAGTTCTACGCTGACACCATCTGAAACTAGCATCGATTTTTCCGTGAAGTCTGGAAATACGGGAAAAGATGTAGAAtatttttcgaagaaaagaacGCAAAAGTATACTCCTAGCAACGAGAGTCAAGTAGACACACTACAGCATAATAGAGTGCAATCTCAACTTTATTCCGGGGCTGGATCATCAACTTCGTCGACTAGCGGCACGAGACAGCAGTTGACTGGTAATTTTTCATTTCCTCCCTATACGCATTCGCATCCGCATCCCCATCAACAAAATTCTTTACCTTCGAGATACCCTTCCCCGCCGTCTTTGCCGTCTGCACAGTCCGGGGAGTCAATAGGACTACCCGATGCACGATCTTATTGTTTCGAACCTTCATATAGCCCCGGCCCGCAAACAGGATTCGGGCATTTGCACACACCCTCTGTAGATTTGCATTACCACAAATCTCGCGCTCCACCGATTGGCACTACATACGACGTACCAGCGTACACACATGGCTACGAAGGTGGAACTTTTccaagaaaaaaggaaaatcaaCGTTTTCGAATACCATCAAATCCTAGTGTGACTTCAAAAAGCAGCGTGGGTAAATTATCTACTGGCAGTATAGAAAGAACTTCAGAAAGAGGCAGTCCAATGCCAACATTCCACGTGGAAGTACTTAGTCCTGGTACCGGTAGCGGAAATAGCTCTGGTGGAACTGTCAGAGGAAGTAGTAGCAATAAACGGTCCAGCATGCCGGACTATTGCTACTCTCAACCTAGGCCAGCACCTGGAGAACTTCGCAGAGTTCACATAGACAAGTCAGTCGAACCTTTAGGTATCCAGATTTCTTGCTTAGAGAGCGGCGGTGTATTCGTTTCCACTGTTAGCGAGCACAGCTTAGCATCTCAAGTCGGTCTTCAAATCGGTGACCAGTTGCTTGAAGTCTGTGGTATCAATATGAGGAGTGCTACTTATCAACTTGCTGCCAATGTGTTACGTCAGTGCGGTAATTCCATTACGATGCTGGTGCAGTACAGTCCAGACA AATACAATGAGTTAGAAGAAGGCTCTGCTTCTTCGAGTTCATCAGAAGCTGGTGGTGCTGAAGGAGGTAGTCGTAGTGGATCACCCACTCCATGTAATAGCCCTGAAGCTCCTAGAAAAACAACTATTGAATCATTGGAAAGCTCAGAACCTGAACGTGACGCTTCTACTAGTTTAAGTACAATACGCGATACTTCCAATACCTTGACTATTATGCGCGAAACTTCAAATACTTTAGAACCACCTCGTACAATTCGGGAAAGAGATATTAGAAATTCTGCTTCATTGGAAGTACCAAGTACGCAACAGAGAGAACGAGAAATTAGAGCATCAGCATCTTTGGATATTAATATCAGAAAGCCGGAACTTCGTAGTTCAGCTACGTTAGATAATATGCGTAATTCCGCAACTCTTGATACATTACGTGGTACTGCTAATACTCTTACACGCGCACAGCTTAATGCAGCGACCACGTTGCAACGACAAAATGCAACTGTAAGAAGTCCGACACAAGAAGAACAAAATCGTAAAAGCCCACCACCAAGTGAACCGAGGTATCTTTTTATCGAAACAAGGAAATGTTCGAATTTAGGTATTTCCCTTGTTGGTGGTAATGGTGTCGGAATATTCGTACACTCGGTACAACCAGGTTGCCTCGCGGAAGATGCAGGATTACGTCCCGGTGACCGTATCTTAGAGTATAATGGTGTTGATCTCAGACAAGCAACCGCAGAACAAGCTGCTTTAGAATTGGCTAGACCAGCAGATAAGGTAACGCTGATTGCTCAATATGTACCTGAAAGGTATAACGAAGTAAAGGATAAACCTGGAGACAGTTTTTATGTGAAAGCGATGTTCGATCGAGTAGGCGAAGTTGGAGATAGCCTACAACTTAGGTTTAGTAAAGATGATATTTTATACGTCGATAATACAATGTTTAATGGTACTCCGGGTCATTGGAGAGCTTGGATAGTTGATCAAGCTGGAAGAAGACAAACTTGTGGTATAATACCGAGCAAATTCAA GGTCGAAGAAGAATTACTTTTACGACGTTCATTAGGCGATTTAGAAACAGATACTACTAGAAGAGGTAGCACGAGCGCAAGAAGAAGCTTTTTTCGTCGAAAGAAACATCAACGTTCTTCTAGTAGGGATAGTAAAGAATTATCACATCTTACGGGAGTAAATTTGGGTTGGTATAGTGATAGTGGAACACTAAATGAAGAAACTCTTCCAGCAAGTTATCAACGTGTTGAAAGATTGGATT ATCCAGCTTTAAGACCTGTGTTGATCATTGGACCGTTAAGCGAATGTGTAGTGACAAAACTATTACAAGAATTTCCAGGACAGTTCACTAGGTGTCTTGCAGAAGCTATGCATTGTTCTCAAGCGACGCTCGAACAAGGTTTGCGCGATTCCCTTTATGTGGACTATAGAAAAAAAGGAAGCTATTTCGAGTGTACCACAGTACAAGCTGTCAAGGACATCTGTGAGAAG aataCTCATTGCATATTGGATGTATCAATTGCGTCGATCGAGCGACTTCATCGACATCAGATCTATCCTATAGTTTTGTTGATTAAATTTAAAAGTACCAAACAAATAAAGGAAGTTAAAGATTCCAGATACCCAAGCGATAAAGTTAGTGCCAAAGCGGCCAAGGAGATGTATGAACAAGCATTAAAATTGGAAGCTGAGTATAAACATTATATTTCTG TTGTAATTCCAGCTGGAGTAAATGTCGCGTACATATGTACTCAAGTAAAAGCTGCAGTAGATGAAGAACAAAGCAAAGCGCTGTGGGTTCCTAGAGGACCTCCCTGA